The sequence AAATTAGGGAAAAATTGAAACATATTCCTTGATTTACCCTTCAGTTATGTTCCTTGCATTTTAACAgtgttaagatttttttctgcaaaaacaaattgaaatagaACTCAATGCAAGCTCTACATATACTGATAGACCAAAACATGTTTCATTTAGGAACTACGGCAGTGTGCTAGGAAGATAGTTAATAGGGAAGAAAGAAGGTAGAGTTGTTTCAGAAAAAAAGTTTGACATATAGGTGAGGACTGTATATATGTACAACGAAGTATCCAATAGACTATGTGCCTGGGTTAGTAACGATCAGAAAATGATTTGGTGAATGTTTAAAGGTGGGATCAGTTTTCACAATTAGTTTAACATTTTCTCTATTTCATGGTGTCAAATGCATTTGAGGATTGCCTAATTTTTCTCAACTCTAATTAGTTTTCTTAATGATCTAAACCCTTGTTCTTTGATAGCTTTATTGGGAAAAGAACACGTGTTATGATTTGACGTATATTTTGTGTGGCTTCATAGAGGATTTGTAATGAAGTGTTAAAGAGCTATGCATTTTGCCAAATCCTTTGCTTGTCAGCTACTAAAACGAATGCTTCTTCAAAGTTGGGACCAATTAAAATGTTCTACATTTTACAAGCTTCCATTGGATTACAATTCCatgttttggtttggttttaagagagaaaattaTCTAAAGCATGAATGAAACTGCTCCTGCTGTAaagtttcatttcatttttatcaattttttgagAATCCTCTTGAAATAAGCTCTTGGTTATGAGAGTGTCAACCAAAGTGGGAATCGAGggatttgcttttgttttccttgtatGGACGGGGACTAAATTTAAGAAGGTACAAGGacaaaattctttttatctttatcttttttcttttatatatatagttacatAGTTCAATAGTTTCTCATCCTAAATTGAATGGTATGACTACATCTGAAGGTGCAAATTTATTTCCACATCCCTTACTCTTTGTGAGCGTATACATGTGTGTTTTTGTGTTACACAATGGCTTTATGTATCACGTTCACGATTGAAAAGGCTAGCTGCTATTTTTGAGTTGTAAGTTGTATCTGTTAATTTGCTGGAATTCCTGCAGATTATGGAGTTGTTAGTGTTCACCATGTTGGAGTGCTGTGTGATAACCTTGAAAGGTCTCTTGAATTTTATCAGGGAATCTTAGGTTTGTCACTATCTCTTGGCTGGTGTTTATACATCATCCCCTTCTTTATCCCTCAAGGTAAACAGTTATGGAAAAACAGATATTAATGAACTTGCTTTCTGTTTAAAATTAGGgcttgaaataaatgaagaaaggcCACATGATAAACTTCCCTATAGGGGTGCCTGGTTGTGGGTGGGTTCTGAAATGATCCATTTAATGGAGCTTCCCAATCCTGACCCCTTGACTGGACGACCTGAACATGGTGGCCGGGATCGACATACTTGCATTGCCATTCAGGATGTGTCCAAGCTAAAAGTGATCCTTGATAAAGCTGGTACACTACTCTGTCCTCACTCTTCTATTATCACTCTTTGCCTAAAGCATGTGCTcgtatatttttgtatatatatttgcataTGCGTGCCAAATGAAGTTGGATTTCTGAACATACATACCTAACCTGCTTGAGTCAGGATAGTCCCCCAGCTACTAAAGAATGATTTTGACAACTAGCTTTGTAACTGGTTGAAGGAATGCAGTGCCTTATGGTGTTCTGTTCTTCAGGTATTCCATATACACTTAGCCGGTCTGGGAGGCCTGCCATATTTACAAGAGATCCAGATGCAAATGCTCTAGAATTCACTCAAGTGGATGGCTGACATATTCCAGTCTCAATAGAGTAGAAACTTGTAATATCACTTAGATGCGAAGTTAGTATCACAATACAGGTTGCAAATGTTGAAAGTGCAGAATCTGCCATTACATTCTCTATCTCTCTGCAGATTACGAAAACTGGGTTTAGAAACTACTCTTTCATAAGGAAAGCAACTATCTACTGATTATGCATGTATATTGTCCTGCTAACGTTCATGACTAAAAAATCTAGTGGCTGCTCATCTTAATTCCTTGGAATCCCAGTAAAGAAAGCACATTGGCCCCCCCAAAAAGCAAAAGTTCCTATATTTCCTTTCTTACTTCTATTCCATGCAAAACCCTAGGTTATAAACTCGAAGATTCTAACAAAACAAACAGATTCTTTACTCAAAACCTCTCCTGCTCCCAagttaaaaatagaaagaattgtTATGCAAGCTAAGTTCCACAGGTTTCATGGTTTTCTTAGTCGCATAATTGtatgaaagaaaaaacctaacattttataattatcaaaaacCCAAGTAAGAAAGACAATCATCATTAGATTCATGATTTCTGATCCAGCATGCCTTTGAACGCAACAATCAATTATCCAAGCAAAGTCTGTAACATGATATATTACAACAAAACAggatacaaaaacaaaagacctTATCGTGAAAAGATAATGTACCTGGTTTTGCAGTGCTTATAAATCTGGTTTGTCGATATGAAAATGAGTTTACTTAGAATTTATGGGACAAAATTCAGTAACTGCCTTGATGCTGGTAAGGCGTTACTGTTACTTTTGCctactgttttttcttttcatctcttTCTTGTTCCCTTTCCTGCTATCTCTATCTCCCTCTGCTTCTATTTGTGTCTCACGGTCTGCTTGTCAGTTTCACCCTCTGTCTATCTCATTGTGTGTCTTGGCAGGGATGGAAAAGTATTTACAGGTGAACATTCAGGGTTGTTTGGGCGGTGATTTGGAGTATAGAGGGCTAAAAATTTGGGAATTAAAAAGTGTTTGTCTCCTTAAACACATTTAAATGCATAACATTTTCTTTATAGGAAAATCTGAAAActctataaataacaaaatattaatttttcgttgaatatatatattttaagacaattttaaaaatttattcagtcAAGTtcctacttgatttttctagatttagaATTGTAATTCCCTGTATAAATTATACTCTAAttctcaatttctaaaacttatttataatcaagtcacacttgattaatcatctcattttaatttatgattaattattttttatgagtgtAACCCATTAGGTTTCTAATAATTTggtccaaatataaatcaaatcctaaataaaatagaattaattacACTCTcgtccttaatttttaaaatttatttataatcaaattacACTTgattaataatcttattttaatttatgattaattatttttatgagtgTAACCCATTAGATTCCCTAATAAGTTGGTcc is a genomic window of Populus alba chromosome 18, ASM523922v2, whole genome shotgun sequence containing:
- the LOC118040643 gene encoding uncharacterized protein, with the translated sequence MASLPSPSATTALQHKVNCATAKPISVNSLCHFYQTSVGSGRSPRFCFKTKAKLSAETNIVEKESTRLNEKIDYGVVSVHHVGVLCDNLERSLEFYQGILGLEINEERPHDKLPYRGAWLWVGSEMIHLMELPNPDPLTGRPEHGGRDRHTCIAIQDVSKLKVILDKAGIPYTLSRSGRPAIFTRDPDANALEFTQVDG